TAAGGTGACGGAGCTGATGGGCGAGGTGCGGCTGGACTGGCTGTTTGCCACTGCGCTGTTTGAGCGCCAGACGATCCAGTATTACGCCGATCGCTTTATCCGGCTGATTGAGGCCGTGGTTGAGGCTCCGGAAACTGACGTCTGGCATCTGCCGCTGATGGAAGCGGATCGCTTTGCCGCCGTGTTGGCGGAAAGTCAGCAGCTGCCGCGTAGCTATCCGCAGCCACAGCTGACGGTAACCGACGTGATTGAAGCCATCGCCCAGCGCGATCCTCAGCAACTGGCGATAGCCTTTGACGGCGAACAGCGCACGGATACGCTGACGTATGCCGAACTGAACAGGCAGTCGAATCAGCTGGCTCACTGGCTGCACCGTCAGGGGCTGGGTGAACAATCGCTGGTTGGCGTGCTGGCGAAACGCGATCGTTATTTTGTCATTGCGCTGCTGGCCGTCTGGAAAGCAGGAGCCGCGTATGTGCCGCTGGATCCCGATTATCCGCCGGAGCGGCTGCGCCACATCATTACCGATGCCAATCTTGCCGTGATTCTCGGCGGCGATGGGCAACAGCTGGCGCAGTGGTCCGCGGAGCAGTGTATCGATCTGACCGATCCGGCCATTGTTGCGCAGTGGCACGATCTATCAGGTGATGAACCACCGGCCATTCCGCGCCACGCGCAGCAACTGGCGCAGGTGATCTACACCTCGGGATCGACTGGCTTGCCGAAGGGCGTCATGATCGAACACGGCTCGCTGATCAATCTGCTGGACGATCATCGCGATCGAATCGCGTTCACGTCGCAAAGCACGATGTTCAACTGCATGTCGCTCTCGTTTGACGCCGGTAACATGACGACGCTGCTGCCGCTGAGCAGCGGCGGCACGCTGGCGTTTGGCGAACCTAACGATCGGGCGATTGTGCATGCCGAACAGGCGGGCGCGACGCACCTGATCCTGCCGACGGCGCTAATGTCGATTCTCGATCCGAAGCAGGTTAACGGTATTCAAGCCATTGGTATGGGCGGTGAAGCCTGTCCGAACGCCGTGGTGGAAAACTGGGCCGACAAGGTCGCGCTGTACAACATGTACGGGCCGACGGAATGTACCGTCACCGCGTTGAGCACCCGCTTGCGTAAAGGTCAGCCCGTCACCATCGGTCAGCCCATCGCTCATATTCAGGCGCTGATTTTGGACGCTGCCGGGCAACTGTGTCCGGCGGGCGTGCCGGGCGAGCTGTGCCTTGCGGGGCTTGGGCTGGCGCGTGGCTACCTCAACCAACCGCAGATGACGGCCAGCCGCTTTGAACACATTACGCTGAACGATGTGAACCATACCGGACAAGGTACAGCGACGCTGCGCATTTATCGCACGGGTGATAAGGCCAGGCTGTTGAACAACGGTGACTATGAATACTGTGGCCGTATTGATGAGCAGATCAAACTACGCGGTTACCGCATTGAGCCGGGTGAGATCGAGGCGCAGCTGGCGGCGGTCTGTCCGTCTTTGAAACAGGTTAAAGTCATCGTGGCACAGGTGGGGAACCGTCCGGCGCTGGTTGCCTATGGCACGGTGAAAGCCGACAGCAGCACGCCGGAACCTGCCGCTGTCCTGATTGATGTCGCGAAGCACCTGCCGGAATACATGGTGCCGTTCCGACTGATTCTGCTGGAAGACATGCCGCTGACGCCGAACGGCAAACTGGATACGAAACAGCTGCCGCCAGTGCTGGAAGCCAGCGAAGGCGACGGCGAAGCCGATAATCCGCTGGAAGCGGATGTACTGGCGATTTGGCGCAGCGTGCTGAATACGCCGCTGGGCGTTGAGGATGATTTCTTTCGCTTAGGCGGCGATTCCATCCTCAGTATCCAACTGACCACCCGCCTGCGCAGCGCGGGCTATGTCTGCACGGTGAAGGACGTTTTCGAAGCGAAGAGCGTGCGGCGTCTGTGCCGCGTGCTGGCGCAGAACAACCGCGACACAGGTATTGTGGCGGAGCAGGGCATGCTGGAAGGTGAGTTCGCGCTGCTGCCGATTCAGCGCTGGTTTATGGAACAACCGCTGGCACGTCCTGAGCACTGGAATCAGGCGGCGATGATTCAACTGCCTGACGTGGATACCGAATGCCTGACCACGATGTTGCAGGCGCTGATGGCACAACACGACGCGTTGCGTCTGGCCTGTGATGCCGATGGGCAGCGCTATCTGACGGAAGTGTCTTGCCCTGCGGTGTCGATGCTGGATTATCGCCAGCTTGGCGACGACGGCCTGCAACAGGCGTTTACCGCGTTGCAGCGTGAATTCGACCCTGCGCAGGGAAGAACGATGGCCTGTGCGCTGGTGCGTCACCATCCGCAGGCGGACACCGCCTTGTTCCTTGCTTTCCACCATCTGGTGATTGATGCCGTGTCCTGGCGCATTCTGGTTGATGACCTGGAACGGCTGTACCTCGGTGAACCGCTGTCGCCGAAAACGTCGAGCTATCGCCAGTGGGGCACGGCGCTGCACCACTACGCTACGCAACATGCAGAACAGTTAGCGTACTGGCAGGCGCAGGAAGACGGGGGTGATCAGACGGCGCTACTGGCGGCGAAAGATCCGCAAGGCCATGCCAGTGCGGCGATGCTGACGCTGGATGCCGAAACCACCGGCCAACTGGTGAGCGAGGCCAACCGCGCCTTTAATACCGACGTCAGCGATCTGCTGCTGGTAGCGCTGACCCGCACACTAAGCGAGCTTGGCTGGGGTGACAACGCACGCATCATGCTGGAAGGGCATGGTCGCGAAGCGATTGATCCGACACTGGATGTCAGTCGTACGGTCGGGTGGTTTACCAGCACCTATCCGGTGTGCCTGCAAGATAAACCTGACTGGGCTTCCCTGATTAAATCCAGCAAGGAACAGCTGCGTCAGGTGCCGGATAAAGGCGTCGGGTTTAATCCGCTGCGCTACCATCACCCGCAGGGCGGTTCGCTGACGCTGTCGCCGATTGTGTTCAACTATCTCGGGCTGTCGGTTCAGGCGGCTGGCGTGTGGCGTCCGGTGGATGTCGCGCCGGGAAGCTGCGTTGCGCCGGAGAATAAACCGGCGGAGATTATCAGTCTTCACGGTGGTATTACGGGCGGACAGCTAACGCTGCGTCAGGTGGGTTGCCTTAACCAGCGTGACAGCGAACGCCTGATGGCGCGGTTCACTGAAAATCTGCGGGAGCTGACAGCAGCCTGTCTGGACCAGCTGAGCCGCGGCACTGTCTTTACTCCCAGCGACTTTCCGGCGGTGACGCTCAGCCAGACGCAGCTCGATAGCCTGTCGCAGCGTTATGACATCGACACGCTGTTGCCGCTGCCATCGCTCCAGCAGTCGATGCTGTATCACCGCCTGCGCTGTCCGCAGGACGATGCCTATCATCTGCAAACGCCGGTTCGCTATGCACAGGCGCTGGACGTGGAAGGCTATCGTCAGGCCTGGCAGCGTCAGATTCAGCGGTTCCCGGCACTGCGTGCCGCGTTGGAAAGCGAATGTACCAGCGTGCAGGTAATTGTGAAGCAGGCAGAATTGCCTTTCTACTATCAGGATGTCGCGCAGGAGGCCGATCCACAGGCGGTCATTGAACGCTATCGCCAGCAGGATTTACGCACCGGATTTGATTTGTCACAGCCGCCGCTGTTGCGCATTGCCTGTTTCCGCGTGGGTGAACAGGATTATCGGGTACTGCTGAGCTGTCACCACAGCATCATTGATGGCTGGAGCGGCCCACAGCTGCTGGGCGCGGTACACCGTGACTATCAACTGCTGATGAAC
The genomic region above belongs to Pectobacterium colocasium and contains:
- a CDS encoding non-ribosomal peptide synthetase, which codes for MKDIVTLLKQLERQGVRLALNAQGQLISQSSKDAITPEIGRTIKENKDAIVRCLTAQQAFERPITPQNATSGPLSSSQSGLWFIEQYEEQSHLYNMPVYFRLTGTLDVAALEFAFDALAQRHASLRTRFVVNEHGKGEQRIDAYQPFVIQHDDFSSLPEDEREGRLQQQVKAEISRPFDLTAGDLTRVRLVKMSERVHVLMITQHHIISDGWSVKNMFADFKPAFLACQNRQPYPVEPTQLNYIDYAHWFNSASFLDYHNEFKPFWVERLTGIPEVHSLPLDKPRPAHQNSGGEVIFSAINNDLWDKFKRLCQRYNTSNFIGLHAVFSLLLARISGEKDIVIGSPLAYRERPDIEDVVGFFVNTIVLRTQLQDSQRFVDYLQYCREQDLSAFDHQLYRFEALSEAIGSDRTTAINPIFQVMLVYQAKVDFNDLIPGCDAEEETSPVLPAKTDISVKVTELMGEVRLDWLFATALFERQTIQYYADRFIRLIEAVVEAPETDVWHLPLMEADRFAAVLAESQQLPRSYPQPQLTVTDVIEAIAQRDPQQLAIAFDGEQRTDTLTYAELNRQSNQLAHWLHRQGLGEQSLVGVLAKRDRYFVIALLAVWKAGAAYVPLDPDYPPERLRHIITDANLAVILGGDGQQLAQWSAEQCIDLTDPAIVAQWHDLSGDEPPAIPRHAQQLAQVIYTSGSTGLPKGVMIEHGSLINLLDDHRDRIAFTSQSTMFNCMSLSFDAGNMTTLLPLSSGGTLAFGEPNDRAIVHAEQAGATHLILPTALMSILDPKQVNGIQAIGMGGEACPNAVVENWADKVALYNMYGPTECTVTALSTRLRKGQPVTIGQPIAHIQALILDAAGQLCPAGVPGELCLAGLGLARGYLNQPQMTASRFEHITLNDVNHTGQGTATLRIYRTGDKARLLNNGDYEYCGRIDEQIKLRGYRIEPGEIEAQLAAVCPSLKQVKVIVAQVGNRPALVAYGTVKADSSTPEPAAVLIDVAKHLPEYMVPFRLILLEDMPLTPNGKLDTKQLPPVLEASEGDGEADNPLEADVLAIWRSVLNTPLGVEDDFFRLGGDSILSIQLTTRLRSAGYVCTVKDVFEAKSVRRLCRVLAQNNRDTGIVAEQGMLEGEFALLPIQRWFMEQPLARPEHWNQAAMIQLPDVDTECLTTMLQALMAQHDALRLACDADGQRYLTEVSCPAVSMLDYRQLGDDGLQQAFTALQREFDPAQGRTMACALVRHHPQADTALFLAFHHLVIDAVSWRILVDDLERLYLGEPLSPKTSSYRQWGTALHHYATQHAEQLAYWQAQEDGGDQTALLAAKDPQGHASAAMLTLDAETTGQLVSEANRAFNTDVSDLLLVALTRTLSELGWGDNARIMLEGHGREAIDPTLDVSRTVGWFTSTYPVCLQDKPDWASLIKSSKEQLRQVPDKGVGFNPLRYHHPQGGSLTLSPIVFNYLGLSVQAAGVWRPVDVAPGSCVAPENKPAEIISLHGGITGGQLTLRQVGCLNQRDSERLMARFTENLRELTAACLDQLSRGTVFTPSDFPAVTLSQTQLDSLSQRYDIDTLLPLPSLQQSMLYHRLRCPQDDAYHLQTPVRYAQALDVEGYRQAWQRQIQRFPALRAALESECTSVQVIVKQAELPFYYQDVAQEADPQAVIERYRQQDLRTGFDLSQPPLLRIACFRVGEQDYRVLLSCHHSIIDGWSGPQLLGAVHRDYQLLMNGQALIHGEAPAIQVDRAYVDYALHAVAQQPAVEAFWQQRQPLLAQTNDVAMLFAATGKRADLSQHLTQVEPQVTGVSLNEQDQATLTAFAREVGVTHSIIAQYAWHRLLARSTGDAVSIVGNVLSGRESPVEGVASSVGLYINSLPLALSWQQPVSLQQHLVQLQNELMAMNQHATQSLIALTAGRPRLFNSLFVYENYPVNENRPGAKEEQGERADDPHRLSPEFSAAYEKVEMPLNLVVREQAGCMLLRFEFDADVLDSAQARRVLMRWHDEVVALVNSAPPQPAEIIGHHKVLDTSMRQAAMLDSRAGSPDTPSAQSLLRVWAQTLKRSESGLWSQTLCESGVDSLQRIALAQALSRALAQPVSVALLQRYPSPQALSGYLAQSRVTANEETLS